From a single Anaerolineales bacterium genomic region:
- a CDS encoding cyclic 2,3-diphosphoglycerate synthase — protein MPIKTIIMGAAGRDFHNFNTYYRGNKDYEVVAFTATQIPDIEGRVYPTELAGDLYPSGIPIRAEEELLDLIKKYGAEQVVFSYSDVPHEYVMHKASMVNAAGADFRILGTKHTQIKSNKPVVSISAVRTGSGKSQTTRRVSLILQEMGYKVAAIRHPMPYGNLVAQEVQRYADYDDLDEYECTIEEREEYEPHIDNGVIIYAGVDYEKIIRKAEAEADIILWDGGNNDFPFYVPDYQIVVADPHRTGHESTYYPGETNVRMADCFVINKVDTADAENVIKLRENLRKLNPNAVQIEGASPLFVDDPDAIFGKRVLVVEDGPTLTHGEMAYGAGYVAARRFGAKEIVDPRPFAVGTIAKTFEKYPTTGAILPAMGYGDKQTKELEETINKSDVDLVVIGTPIDLSRVIKINKPTQRVRYELQEIGVPTLKDVLMKKFGVKK, from the coding sequence ATGCCGATCAAAACCATCATCATGGGCGCCGCGGGGCGCGATTTTCACAACTTCAACACCTACTATCGCGGAAATAAGGACTATGAAGTTGTGGCGTTCACTGCGACGCAGATCCCCGACATTGAAGGACGCGTCTACCCTACCGAATTGGCTGGTGACTTGTACCCAAGCGGAATCCCTATCCGCGCCGAGGAAGAACTGCTCGACCTCATCAAGAAGTACGGCGCGGAGCAGGTCGTTTTTTCGTACAGTGACGTGCCGCACGAATATGTGATGCATAAAGCCAGCATGGTCAACGCTGCGGGCGCGGACTTCCGCATTTTGGGCACGAAGCATACGCAGATCAAGTCGAACAAGCCCGTCGTGTCGATCAGCGCCGTTCGGACAGGATCAGGCAAAAGTCAGACGACGAGGCGCGTGTCTTTGATCCTGCAAGAGATGGGCTACAAGGTCGCGGCGATCCGGCACCCGATGCCGTATGGAAATCTCGTCGCGCAGGAAGTGCAGCGCTACGCAGATTATGATGACCTTGATGAATATGAATGCACCATCGAAGAGCGCGAGGAATACGAACCGCACATCGACAACGGCGTGATCATTTACGCGGGCGTGGATTACGAGAAGATCATCCGCAAAGCCGAAGCCGAAGCGGACATTATTCTGTGGGACGGCGGCAACAACGACTTCCCGTTCTATGTGCCCGATTATCAGATCGTCGTCGCTGACCCGCATCGCACGGGGCATGAATCCACGTATTATCCCGGCGAGACCAACGTGCGCATGGCAGATTGTTTCGTCATCAACAAAGTGGATACGGCGGATGCGGAGAATGTCATCAAACTGCGTGAGAACTTGCGCAAGCTGAATCCGAATGCGGTGCAGATCGAAGGCGCGTCTCCCCTCTTCGTGGATGACCCTGATGCCATTTTCGGCAAGCGCGTGCTGGTGGTGGAAGATGGTCCGACATTGACTCACGGTGAAATGGCGTACGGCGCTGGCTACGTTGCCGCCCGCCGTTTCGGCGCGAAGGAGATCGTAGACCCGCGTCCGTTCGCGGTGGGGACGATTGCCAAGACCTTCGAGAAGTATCCGACCACGGGCGCGATTCTCCCTGCAATGGGCTACGGCGACAAGCAGACCAAGGAACTCGAAGAGACCATCAACAAGTCTGATGTGGACTTGGTGGTGATCGGTACGCCGATTGACCTGAGTCGCGTGATCAAGATCAATAAGCCCACGCAGCGAGTGCGCTATGAGTTGCAGGAGATCGGTGTGCCGACTTTGAAGGATGTGTTGATGAAGAAGTTTGGGGTGAAGAAGTAG
- a CDS encoding secondary thiamine-phosphate synthase enzyme YjbQ, with protein sequence MMNWHKTTLEIHTSGKGLHDITSTIRAQLKEWNVREGMCFLFLQHTSASLVISENWDPTARADLETFMERLVPERESWYTHDLEGPDDATSHIRAMLTDTSLTIPVDDGELSLGAWQGVYVFEHRARPHRRKVLMRVLAVE encoded by the coding sequence ATGATGAATTGGCATAAGACCACACTCGAAATCCACACTTCCGGCAAGGGACTTCACGACATCACCTCGACCATCCGTGCACAGTTAAAGGAGTGGAACGTCCGCGAAGGGATGTGTTTTTTATTCCTGCAACACACCAGCGCTTCTCTGGTTATCAGCGAAAACTGGGATCCAACCGCCCGCGCCGACTTGGAAACCTTTATGGAGCGCCTCGTCCCCGAACGGGAGAGTTGGTACACGCACGATCTCGAAGGACCCGATGACGCCACTTCCCACATCCGCGCCATGCTGACGGATACCAGCCTCACCATCCCTGTGGATGACGGCGAACTTTCCCTTGGCGCCTGGCAGGGAGTGTACGTTTTTGAGCATCGCGCCCGTCCACATAGGCGGAAGGTTTTGATGCGAGTGCTGGCAGTTGAATAA
- the uvrA gene encoding excinuclease ABC subunit UvrA — MSSNSIRVVGARVHNLKNITVEIPRDKFVVITGLSGSGKSSLAFDTIFAEGQRRYVESLSAYARQFIGQMDKPDVDYIEGLSPAVSIDQKSTSHNPRSTVGTVTEIYDYMRLLFARAGIPHCPECGREVVKQSAQEIVDHIEKLPDGTRILILAPLVRGRKGTYQAVFEEIRKAGFTRARVDGTVHSLDDEIELDRYKQHTIEAIVDRLVIQRHDDKEEKKAARTRLTDSVETALKFGEGYLAINTPPTQPSPKLGEGKEGGEDLHFSEHLACPEHGSTVPEVEPRTFSFNTPQGACPDCQGLGSKLEIDPERIIPDDSVSLNDGAIVSLEWGPREEGGYYWQSLVNAAKAYKIDLNAPVSELTKEQLKIVLYGTGSKQIPMTYQGSNGNEFKFTRAFEGVITNLERRYRETNSEYTREKISEYMSDRPCPSCKGKRLNPAALAVTVDDVNIVDANSWHVLKTLEWVKKLSSKNSPLTSKQKTIAERVLKEIHERLNFLVNVGLDYLTLNRPAVTLSGGEAQRIRLATQVGSRLVGVLYVLDEPSIGLHPRDNARLLDTLKGLRDLGNTVLVVEHDDETIRDADWVIDLGPAAGEHGGQVIAEGTPKQILAHPKSLTGLYLSGRKQVPVPKKRREGNGKNLRIVGASANNLKKIDVKIPLGKLVCITGVSGSGKSTLMSDIMYNALAAKLMGARTQAGEHERIEGVEHLDKIINIDQSPIGRTPRSNPGTYTGLFDEIRKLYAELPESKVRGYKPGRFSFNVHGGRCEACQGQGELRIEMQFLPDVYVPCDICHGKRFNRETLQVLFRDKYSIADVLDMTVDHALEEFKNYPPMLNKLKLLQEVGLGYIRVGQPATTLSGGEAQRVKLSKELSRRATGRTLYVLDEPSVGLHAADVHKLIEVLQRLVDAGNSVLIIEHNLDIIKVADWVVDLGPEGGDRGGELIAEGTPEQVMKVKGSYTGKYLKDHMK, encoded by the coding sequence ATGTCATCCAACTCAATCCGCGTTGTGGGCGCGCGCGTCCACAATTTGAAAAACATCACGGTGGAGATTCCCCGCGACAAATTCGTCGTCATCACAGGTTTGTCGGGGTCGGGCAAATCGTCGCTGGCGTTCGATACCATCTTCGCCGAGGGACAGAGGCGCTACGTCGAGTCGCTTTCGGCATACGCGCGCCAGTTCATCGGGCAGATGGACAAACCCGATGTGGATTACATCGAGGGACTCTCCCCCGCCGTATCCATTGACCAGAAATCCACATCGCATAATCCCCGTTCGACGGTTGGTACAGTTACTGAAATCTACGACTACATGCGTCTGCTGTTCGCGCGGGCGGGCATCCCCCACTGTCCCGAGTGCGGACGCGAAGTGGTCAAGCAGTCGGCGCAGGAGATCGTGGATCACATCGAGAAACTGCCCGACGGCACGCGCATCCTGATCCTTGCGCCGCTGGTGCGCGGACGCAAAGGCACGTATCAAGCCGTGTTCGAGGAGATCCGCAAGGCTGGCTTCACCCGCGCCCGCGTGGACGGGACAGTCCATTCGCTGGACGATGAGATCGAACTCGACCGTTACAAACAGCACACCATCGAAGCCATCGTCGACCGCCTAGTCATCCAGCGTCACGACGATAAAGAAGAAAAGAAAGCCGCACGTACCCGTCTGACCGACTCGGTGGAAACCGCCTTGAAATTCGGCGAGGGTTATCTCGCCATCAATACCCCCCCCACCCAACCCTCCCCCAAATTGGGAGAGGGCAAGGAAGGGGGCGAAGACCTGCACTTCTCCGAGCATCTCGCCTGCCCCGAACACGGCTCGACCGTCCCCGAGGTGGAGCCGCGCACGTTCTCGTTCAACACGCCGCAGGGCGCCTGCCCCGACTGCCAGGGACTCGGCTCGAAACTGGAGATCGACCCCGAGCGCATCATCCCCGACGACAGCGTATCACTGAACGACGGCGCCATCGTCAGCTTGGAGTGGGGTCCGCGCGAAGAAGGCGGCTACTACTGGCAGAGTCTGGTCAACGCGGCGAAGGCATACAAAATAGATTTAAATGCGCCGGTGAGCGAGTTGACGAAAGAGCAATTGAAGATCGTTCTGTACGGAACGGGCAGCAAACAAATTCCGATGACCTATCAAGGCTCGAACGGCAACGAGTTCAAATTCACGCGCGCGTTCGAAGGCGTGATCACCAATCTCGAACGCCGCTACCGCGAGACCAACTCGGAATACACCCGCGAGAAGATCTCCGAATACATGTCCGACCGTCCGTGCCCGAGCTGCAAGGGCAAGCGTCTCAATCCCGCCGCGCTGGCGGTTACTGTGGATGATGTGAACATCGTCGACGCCAACTCGTGGCATGTGCTGAAAACGCTCGAATGGGTGAAGAAACTTTCAAGCAAGAATTCGCCGCTCACATCGAAGCAGAAAACGATCGCCGAGCGCGTGTTGAAAGAGATCCACGAGCGCTTGAACTTTCTCGTCAATGTAGGATTGGATTACCTGACCTTGAACCGTCCCGCCGTGACGTTATCCGGCGGCGAGGCACAGCGCATCCGACTTGCGACGCAGGTTGGTTCCCGTCTCGTGGGCGTGCTCTACGTTTTGGATGAGCCGTCCATTGGCTTGCATCCGCGCGATAATGCACGTCTGCTGGACACGCTCAAAGGTCTGCGCGACCTCGGCAACACGGTTCTGGTCGTCGAACACGACGACGAGACCATCCGCGATGCGGACTGGGTCATTGATCTGGGTCCCGCCGCGGGCGAACACGGCGGACAGGTCATTGCGGAGGGTACGCCGAAGCAGATTTTGGCGCACCCAAAGTCACTGACAGGACTCTACCTCTCGGGGCGCAAGCAGGTTCCAGTTCCGAAAAAGAGGCGCGAAGGGAACGGGAAGAATCTCAGGATCGTCGGCGCATCCGCGAATAATCTCAAAAAGATCGATGTCAAGATCCCGCTCGGAAAACTGGTCTGCATCACGGGCGTGAGCGGATCGGGCAAGTCCACGTTGATGAGCGACATCATGTACAACGCGCTGGCGGCGAAGTTGATGGGCGCACGGACGCAGGCGGGCGAGCATGAGCGCATCGAGGGCGTCGAGCATCTCGACAAGATCATCAACATCGACCAGTCGCCGATCGGGCGCACGCCACGCTCGAACCCGGGCACGTACACCGGCTTGTTCGACGAGATCCGCAAGTTGTATGCGGAACTGCCCGAAAGCAAGGTGCGCGGCTATAAGCCCGGACGTTTCTCGTTCAACGTGCACGGCGGGCGCTGCGAAGCCTGCCAGGGACAGGGCGAACTGCGCATCGAGATGCAGTTCCTGCCCGATGTATACGTGCCATGCGATATTTGTCACGGCAAGCGCTTCAACCGCGAGACCTTGCAGGTTTTGTTCCGCGACAAATATTCGATTGCCGATGTGCTGGACATGACCGTTGACCACGCACTGGAGGAGTTCAAGAATTACCCGCCGATGCTGAATAAATTGAAACTGCTTCAGGAAGTCGGCTTGGGGTACATCCGCGTCGGTCAGCCCGCAACGACGCTTTCCGGCGGCGAGGCACAGCGCGTGAAACTCTCGAAGGAACTGTCGCGCCGCGCTACGGGCAGGACATTGTACGTGCTAGACGAACCAAGCGTCGGGTTGCACGCGGCGGACGTTCATAAACTGATCGAGGTCTTGCAGAGATTGGTCGATGCGGGAAATTCCGTCCTGATCATCGAGCACAATCTCGACATCATCAAAGTTGCAGATTGGGTCGTCGATCTCGGTCCCGAAGGCGGTGACCGGGGCGGCGAGTTGATCGCCGAAGGCACGCCGGAACAGGTGATGAAGGTCAAGGGTTCGTACACAGGAAAGTATTTGAAAGACCATATGAAGTAG
- the rpsT gene encoding 30S ribosomal protein S20 has protein sequence MANIQSQIKRNRQNEKRRLRNRNVRGAARTAVNTARKSFAEGNPETREAVLKAISELDKAAEKGVIHKNNAARRKSRLMKQLASFVPAEKTADDKKASKKSQ, from the coding sequence TTGGCTAACATTCAGTCTCAAATCAAACGCAACCGTCAGAACGAAAAGCGCCGCCTGCGCAACCGCAATGTCCGCGGCGCCGCCCGCACAGCGGTCAACACCGCGCGCAAATCCTTTGCAGAAGGCAACCCTGAAACCCGCGAAGCGGTTTTGAAAGCCATCAGCGAACTGGACAAAGCGGCGGAAAAAGGCGTCATTCACAAGAACAACGCCGCGCGCCGCAAAAGCCGTCTGATGAAACAACTTGCGTCCTTCGTCCCCGCCGAAAAGACCGCGGACGACAAAAAAGCTTCAAAGAAATCCCAATAA
- a CDS encoding AAA family ATPase, with protein MSTVIFINGTSSSGKTSLLKALQKKLQEPYLDMGIDKFIWMLPSRYLDRPLWDEVLGKALHAGPVGLTLFSGMHHAIAAAASRGNNVIADHAFVEKAWVDECVSLFAGMNAYLIGLYCPLEVLEQREKDRKDRTLGQAGLQFDVIHKYTKYDLELDTSKLTTEECADNVIERLKTPPAAFRQIR; from the coding sequence ATGTCCACCGTCATATTCATCAACGGCACATCCTCATCCGGCAAGACATCCCTGCTTAAAGCCTTGCAGAAAAAACTGCAAGAGCCTTACCTGGACATGGGGATCGACAAATTCATCTGGATGCTCCCCAGCCGATATTTGGACCGCCCGCTTTGGGATGAAGTACTTGGAAAAGCGCTTCATGCCGGACCCGTGGGCTTGACCCTGTTCTCAGGCATGCACCACGCCATTGCCGCTGCCGCTTCGCGCGGGAATAACGTCATCGCAGACCATGCCTTCGTGGAAAAAGCCTGGGTGGACGAATGCGTCAGCCTGTTCGCAGGGATGAACGCTTATCTTATTGGTTTGTACTGTCCGCTGGAGGTGTTGGAACAGCGCGAAAAGGACAGGAAAGACCGCACACTCGGACAGGCAGGATTGCAATTCGATGTGATCCACAAATACACAAAATACGACCTCGAATTGGACACATCAAAACTGACCACAGAGGAATGCGCCGACAACGTGATCGAGCGCTTAAAGACCCCGCCCGCCGCATTCAGGCAAATCCGCTAA
- a CDS encoding LysM peptidoglycan-binding domain-containing protein, whose protein sequence is MANRPPISSSSPSSISSLRKRKRSGPNLVVIIAGVLVLGGIGLLIYWLSSTPNNPISNLFATETPTPTLTFTPTNTSTPTSTPTETPTPTITVTPTFASPFTYTVQDGDYLALIVERFALGDDGVALILLLNPYDEDTGIGIDPATQVIIPGQVILLPNPDMELPTATPIPPDLRPGTLIPYTVQAGDSLAAIAARFNSTIEGIIAQNNITNPNALFVGQQLQIPVNLVTPTATRPPTSTPITPGPGTVLPTSTSTPIN, encoded by the coding sequence ATGGCTAACAGACCACCTATTTCATCATCATCCCCCAGTTCCATTAGTTCGCTCCGCAAGCGCAAGCGCAGCGGTCCCAATCTCGTTGTCATTATTGCGGGCGTACTCGTGCTGGGCGGCATCGGATTGCTGATCTACTGGCTTTCCAGCACCCCGAACAACCCGATCTCGAACCTGTTCGCAACGGAAACCCCCACCCCGACATTGACATTTACTCCGACCAATACGTCAACGCCCACATCCACACCGACGGAAACACCCACGCCAACCATCACCGTCACCCCGACATTCGCATCCCCGTTCACATATACCGTACAGGATGGCGACTATCTGGCATTGATTGTGGAGAGATTCGCGCTCGGCGATGACGGCGTTGCCTTGATCCTGTTGCTCAACCCCTATGATGAGGACACCGGGATCGGCATCGACCCGGCGACCCAGGTCATTATCCCCGGACAGGTCATCCTGCTCCCCAACCCGGATATGGAACTCCCCACCGCCACGCCCATTCCGCCGGACCTGCGCCCCGGAACCCTGATCCCCTATACCGTACAGGCTGGCGACTCGCTGGCAGCCATCGCCGCCAGGTTCAACAGCACCATTGAGGGGATCATCGCGCAAAACAATATCACAAACCCCAACGCGCTCTTTGTTGGGCAGCAACTCCAGATCCCGGTGAATCTGGTCACGCCCACTGCAACCCGTCCGCCGACCAGCACTCCCATAACACCGGGACCCGGCACGGTGCTTCCCACCTCCACCTCCACCCCGATCAACTAG
- a CDS encoding fused MFS/spermidine synthase: MRRTNTIHKIDLREKAPIILVSVLFFLSGAAGLMYQTVWVRLLELYFGVTLTAITLIVSAYMAGLGLGSMIGGRIAGKSRNPILLYGIIEAVIGVFGILSPALINWLGQNTAGSPYALVFFLSFALLLIPTLLMGMTLPLLTQAFVKRMENSGQVIGLLYGINTLGAAIGALASGYILIGWFGFGGTLLTAAVINFIVGAGAVPLKPGMEVNAEQPSHRDDAANPSTSQSLSFQAVLGFAFLVGFIGMSFEMVWFRILGIFTKGTAYSFPGILFVFLTALALGGWFWGKKADQSKDASQLFWKLQLSIGIVTSLSFFIFWFVINTPQLQPQLQDMFYEVRQPIPPTFHIGDELVLSRSALLTGLLKYFLPILIMVLPAGLLMGGGLPILDKLAIDQISRSGRRVGDIHLANITGSVLGTLVTSFVLLPLLGSELTYKTLAALTLIYPAIALLSTKTRFDKSMWVPALALIVLIIFLPGKGQFYTKLYQTMTGFKSVAIHEAGDSVLAITFRGEKTDPAELWIGGIKNSFFPSTGGYERSALTCASAVQPKRILVIGIGGANTANFLASLPGVEEVIVVELIEHLGTFLNDHVPVARSTFSQPNVRYITDDGRRYLYANPHETYDLIFIDPLWSFTAGHNNLYSLEAMELYKKHLSNGGIFCAWINEGHLIPKTAASLYLHSDNFGDYLVNSDQPLQYDLTYMSKAYEHYLEAGSAYIVPSVSETLNPDGIMERLKSGQSATLELEADTPTLTDLTPWLEYYYLCPPSLANRLSIRQMQYCHQSP, encoded by the coding sequence ATGCGGAGAACAAACACCATACACAAAATCGACCTGCGCGAAAAAGCCCCCATCATACTTGTCTCGGTCCTGTTCTTTCTCTCCGGCGCGGCGGGATTGATGTACCAGACGGTCTGGGTGCGCCTGCTGGAATTGTATTTCGGCGTCACACTGACCGCCATCACGCTGATCGTCTCCGCTTACATGGCGGGGCTTGGCTTGGGCTCCATGATCGGCGGGAGAATCGCTGGAAAAAGCCGCAATCCCATTCTGCTTTATGGAATCATCGAAGCCGTCATCGGCGTTTTTGGAATACTCAGCCCAGCCTTAATTAATTGGCTTGGACAAAATACAGCGGGGAGTCCATATGCATTGGTCTTCTTTTTAAGTTTCGCATTGCTGTTAATCCCCACCTTGCTGATGGGCATGACCCTGCCACTGCTCACACAGGCGTTCGTCAAACGCATGGAGAACTCGGGGCAGGTGATCGGGCTTCTATATGGCATCAACACACTCGGGGCGGCAATCGGCGCGCTGGCATCGGGCTATATTCTGATCGGCTGGTTTGGGTTTGGCGGCACGTTGTTGACCGCGGCGGTCATCAATTTCATCGTCGGGGCTGGGGCTGTCCCGTTGAAACCCGGCATGGAGGTCAACGCCGAACAGCCGTCCCATAGAGATGATGCGGCGAATCCATCAACTTCACAATCATTGAGTTTTCAAGCCGTTCTGGGGTTCGCATTCCTTGTGGGGTTCATCGGGATGAGCTTCGAGATGGTATGGTTTCGCATACTCGGCATCTTCACAAAGGGCACTGCTTACAGTTTTCCGGGCATCCTGTTCGTTTTTCTGACCGCGCTGGCGCTGGGCGGCTGGTTTTGGGGTAAAAAAGCAGACCAAAGCAAGGACGCTTCACAATTGTTTTGGAAACTGCAACTTTCTATCGGCATCGTCACTTCGCTCTCCTTTTTCATCTTTTGGTTCGTGATCAATACCCCGCAGCTTCAACCTCAACTTCAGGACATGTTCTATGAAGTCCGCCAGCCCATTCCGCCGACATTTCACATCGGCGACGAACTCGTCCTTTCCCGTTCGGCACTACTAACCGGCTTGCTGAAATACTTCCTGCCGATCTTGATCATGGTGCTGCCCGCCGGATTGTTAATGGGCGGCGGGCTGCCGATATTGGATAAACTCGCCATTGATCAGATCTCGCGTTCAGGACGACGCGTCGGGGACATCCACCTCGCGAATATCACCGGTTCGGTCTTGGGGACACTTGTTACAAGCTTCGTTCTTCTGCCACTCCTCGGCAGTGAATTGACCTACAAAACCCTGGCGGCGCTCACGCTTATTTACCCCGCAATTGCCTTGCTTTCAACAAAAACCCGCTTTGACAAATCCATGTGGGTGCCTGCACTGGCGTTGATCGTTCTCATCATATTCCTGCCGGGCAAGGGTCAGTTTTATACGAAGCTGTACCAGACCATGACCGGATTCAAAAGCGTCGCGATCCATGAAGCCGGAGACTCGGTACTTGCCATCACATTCCGCGGCGAGAAGACCGACCCCGCCGAATTATGGATCGGCGGCATCAAGAATAGCTTCTTCCCATCCACAGGCGGATACGAGCGTTCTGCGCTGACCTGCGCATCTGCCGTGCAACCAAAGCGCATCCTTGTTATCGGGATCGGCGGCGCGAACACTGCCAATTTTCTGGCGTCCCTGCCCGGCGTGGAGGAGGTTATCGTCGTGGAGTTGATCGAGCACCTCGGCACATTCCTAAATGACCATGTCCCTGTGGCGCGATCCACGTTCAGCCAGCCCAATGTCCGCTACATCACCGATGACGGACGCCGCTACTTATACGCCAATCCGCATGAAACGTACGACTTGATCTTCATCGATCCGCTCTGGAGTTTTACGGCGGGACATAACAACCTGTATTCGCTGGAAGCCATGGAATTGTATAAAAAGCATCTGTCAAATGGCGGTATATTTTGTGCATGGATCAATGAAGGACATTTGATCCCAAAAACTGCGGCAAGCTTGTATCTCCACAGTGATAACTTTGGAGACTATCTGGTCAATAGCGATCAACCGCTGCAATACGATCTGACGTACATGTCCAAAGCCTACGAGCACTATCTTGAAGCCGGTTCAGCGTATATTGTCCCATCCGTATCCGAAACCCTGAACCCGGATGGGATCATGGAGCGCCTGAAAAGCGGACAAAGCGCCACGCTCGAACTCGAAGCGGATACCCCAACCCTGACAGACCTGACCCCGTGGCTTGAATACTATTACTTGTGCCCGCCATCGCTCGCAAACCGCCTGTCCATCCGGCAGATGCAATACTGCCATCAAAGTCCGTGA
- the argS gene encoding arginine--tRNA ligase translates to MFQKEQQLIEEKIAEFCRANDIALAELKWQAIPFAGEWGFSTSFFQTAANEAKRGKGNKVPVPQKAQEIAEQVKAQIGSVEGISHVEAVKGYINVYFKTSDYARRVVDAVLASGVDFGRGKPKTETVMVEYAQPNTHHSFHIGHARNTILGEVLARLVEFAGYKTIRASYPGDIGLGVITVMWAYDKFYKGQEPEGVHERGQWLLKLYAEATARLDKKENETPEEAAQREAYETERREMYRKWDAGDPYVRELWNVTREWSLQELREILHMLDVNIDVWFHESEVDEPSKAIVDELIQRGIADDERAGGGPVIVKIDEKLGLTKDKYRTAVILRNDGTSLYLTKDLALAKVKFEQYHVDRSIYVVDFRQSLHFQQAFKILELWGFTQAEKCHHLSYGYVTLPEGAMSSRKGRVALFKEVYDEAVRRTLAVEAEKSGDIPAEEREKIAQQIGMGALVYSMLSVDNNKDIVFNIDEALSFDGRTGPYIQNAHVRANSILKKAGQLTEAVFDYELTKHEIELIEQISRFPQLVQQAAEEYRPLVMATYAYELANAFHSFYHAVPVLQTDDENVKNARLRLVAAAKQAIANALRLLDIQAPNVM, encoded by the coding sequence ATGTTTCAAAAAGAACAACAACTCATCGAAGAAAAGATCGCGGAATTCTGCAGGGCAAACGATATTGCGCTGGCAGAATTGAAATGGCAAGCCATTCCCTTTGCCGGGGAATGGGGATTCTCCACGTCGTTCTTCCAGACCGCCGCCAACGAGGCGAAGCGCGGCAAGGGGAACAAGGTCCCGGTGCCGCAAAAGGCACAGGAGATCGCCGAGCAGGTCAAGGCGCAGATCGGAAGCGTGGAAGGAATCAGTCACGTCGAGGCTGTGAAGGGCTACATCAATGTCTATTTCAAGACATCCGATTATGCCCGCCGCGTCGTGGATGCGGTGCTCGCTTCAGGTGTTGACTTTGGGCGGGGAAAGCCAAAAACCGAGACTGTGATGGTCGAATATGCCCAGCCGAATACGCATCACTCGTTCCATATCGGACATGCGCGCAATACGATCCTTGGCGAAGTGCTGGCGCGGCTGGTGGAATTCGCGGGCTATAAGACCATCCGCGCTTCATATCCCGGAGACATCGGTCTCGGGGTTATCACGGTGATGTGGGCGTATGACAAATTTTACAAGGGACAGGAACCCGAAGGCGTTCACGAGCGCGGACAGTGGCTGCTGAAGTTGTACGCCGAAGCGACCGCACGGCTCGACAAAAAGGAAAACGAGACCCCTGAAGAGGCGGCACAGCGCGAGGCATACGAAACCGAGCGCCGCGAGATGTACCGCAAATGGGATGCGGGAGATCCGTACGTGCGCGAGTTATGGAACGTCACGCGCGAATGGAGTTTGCAAGAACTGCGCGAAATCCTGCACATGCTCGATGTCAATATCGACGTGTGGTTCCATGAAAGCGAAGTGGACGAGCCGTCCAAAGCCATTGTGGATGAATTGATCCAGCGCGGGATCGCTGATGACGAACGCGCAGGCGGCGGTCCGGTGATCGTGAAGATCGATGAAAAACTTGGGTTGACAAAGGACAAATACCGCACAGCGGTCATCTTGCGGAATGACGGGACATCGTTATACCTGACGAAGGATCTGGCGCTTGCAAAGGTCAAGTTCGAGCAGTATCACGTGGACCGCTCCATCTATGTGGTGGATTTCCGACAGAGTTTACACTTCCAGCAGGCGTTCAAGATCCTGGAACTGTGGGGCTTCACGCAGGCAGAGAAATGCCATCACCTGTCCTACGGCTATGTGACCCTGCCAGAGGGCGCAATGTCATCCCGCAAAGGACGGGTTGCATTGTTCAAGGAAGTCTACGACGAAGCTGTCAGGCGCACGCTGGCAGTCGAAGCCGAAAAGAGCGGCGACATCCCTGCCGAGGAGCGCGAGAAGATCGCCCAACAGATCGGCATGGGCGCACTGGTGTATTCCATGCTCTCGGTTGACAATAACAAGGATATCGTCTTCAACATCGACGAGGCGCTCTCATTCGACGGACGCACGGGTCCGTATATTCAAAATGCACATGTGCGTGCGAACTCCATCTTGAAGAAGGCTGGTCAACTTACGGAAGCCGTGTTCGATTACGAATTAACCAAACACGAGATCGAATTGATCGAACAGATCTCGCGCTTCCCGCAATTGGTGCAGCAGGCGGCGGAGGAATACCGTCCGCTGGTGATGGCGACCTACGCCTATGAACTGGCGAATGCATTCCACTCGTTCTATCATGCCGTGCCCGTCCTGCAAACGGACGATGAAAATGTGAAGAATGCCCGTCTGCGGCTGGTGGCGGCGGCGAAACAAGCGATCGCCAACGCGCTCCGCCTGCTTGACATCCAGGCACCCAATGTGATGTAA